From a single Fusobacterium ulcerans ATCC 49185 genomic region:
- the rpsF gene encoding 30S ribosomal protein S6, with translation MKKYEIMYIINPTILEEGRDAVVEKVTGILTAAGATVAKSEKWGERKLAYPIDKKKTGFYVLATFDIDGTQLSAVEGKLNITEEVMRYIIVKQD, from the coding sequence ATGAAAAAATATGAAATCATGTACATCATCAACCCAACAATTTTAGAAGAAGGTAGAGATGCAGTAGTTGAAAAAGTAACAGGAATTTTAACTGCAGCTGGAGCTACAGTAGCTAAAAGTGAAAAATGGGGAGAAAGAAAATTAGCTTATCCTATTGATAAGAAAAAAACTGGATTCTATGTACTAGCAACTTTTGATATTGATGGAACTCAATTATCAGCAGTTGAAGGAAAGCTTAACATTACTGAAGAAGTAATGAGATATATCATCGTTAAGCAAGACTAA
- the rpsR gene encoding 30S ribosomal protein S18, with protein sequence MAEFRRRRAKLRVKAEEIDYKNVDLLKRFVSDKGKINPSRVTGANAKLQRRIAKAIKRARNIALIPYTRVEK encoded by the coding sequence ATGGCAGAATTCAGAAGAAGAAGAGCTAAATTAAGAGTTAAAGCTGAAGAAATTGATTATAAAAATGTAGACCTTTTAAAAAGATTTGTATCTGATAAAGGAAAAATCAATCCTTCTAGAGTAACTGGAGCTAATGCTAAGTTACAAAGAAGAATAGCTAAAGCTATAAAAAGAGCTAGAAACATTGCTTTGATTCCTTATACAAGAGTTGAAAAATAG
- a CDS encoding sigma-54 interaction domain-containing protein yields MIENYIDLIKMIDNSFDGIMVVDENLIIRYCKYFSASGLGSVDVKAAIGKTPLDIFANITEESSTFYKAVKYRETSLNNTQVIIYSNGKKEPIVDSTIPIIADDKVIGAVNTVRFVSNFKKNNFTNHSNILAPCSNELYTIDDIIGTSEEITALKNKISKVSRTNSNVFIYGETGTGKEMVAQSIHSNSDRKNKIFISQNCAAIPDNLLESILFGTTKGSYTDAINRPGIFEMADGGTIFLDEINSMNLNMQAKLLRIIEDKKITRIGGIETKEVDVRIIAAINEVPEVCLAEKRIRPDLFYRLSSVQLKTPALAERKKDIEKLSHFFINLYNKKMNMSISGISKNVLNIFGDYTWPGNVRELKNVIETAFNFASSDIIELCDIPDYILTADNKLNHCSSPVPNSTYKNESLNTALENFEKNYIITASKNTCSFSELADTLKISRQLLNHKIKKYDLKKDINY; encoded by the coding sequence ATGATTGAGAACTATATTGATTTAATAAAAATGATAGATAATTCCTTTGATGGAATAATGGTTGTAGACGAAAACCTGATTATAAGGTACTGTAAATATTTTTCTGCTTCTGGACTTGGAAGTGTTGATGTAAAAGCAGCTATTGGAAAAACACCTCTTGATATTTTTGCAAATATTACTGAGGAATCTTCTACTTTCTACAAAGCAGTAAAATATAGAGAAACTTCTCTGAATAATACTCAGGTTATTATTTACAGCAATGGAAAAAAAGAACCTATAGTTGACAGTACAATCCCTATCATTGCAGATGATAAAGTCATAGGAGCTGTAAATACAGTAAGGTTTGTAAGCAACTTTAAAAAAAATAACTTTACCAACCATTCAAATATATTAGCTCCATGTTCCAATGAACTCTATACTATTGATGATATAATAGGAACTTCTGAAGAAATTACAGCCTTAAAAAATAAGATATCCAAAGTTTCCAGAACTAATTCAAATGTATTTATATATGGAGAAACAGGAACAGGAAAAGAAATGGTAGCTCAGTCTATTCATAGCAACAGTGACAGGAAAAACAAAATATTTATTTCACAAAACTGTGCAGCTATCCCTGATAACCTTTTGGAGAGTATTTTATTTGGAACTACAAAAGGGAGTTATACTGATGCTATAAATAGACCTGGAATTTTTGAGATGGCAGATGGGGGAACAATTTTTTTAGATGAAATCAACTCTATGAACCTCAATATGCAGGCAAAACTTTTAAGAATAATAGAAGACAAAAAAATAACAAGGATAGGAGGAATCGAAACTAAAGAAGTAGATGTTCGTATAATAGCAGCAATCAATGAAGTTCCTGAAGTCTGTCTTGCTGAAAAAAGAATTCGCCCTGATCTCTTTTACAGATTATCAAGTGTTCAGTTAAAAACTCCTGCACTAGCTGAAAGAAAAAAAGATATAGAAAAACTATCCCATTTTTTTATCAACCTTTACAATAAAAAAATGAATATGTCTATATCTGGTATTTCAAAAAATGTTTTGAATATCTTTGGTGATTATACATGGCCTGGAAATGTGAGAGAATTAAAAAATGTAATTGAAACAGCTTTCAACTTTGCCTCATCTGATATCATAGAATTATGTGACATTCCTGATTATATTTTAACAGCTGATAATAAATTAAACCATTGCAGCAGTCCTGTACCTAATAGTACTTATAAAAATGAATCTTTAAATACTGCTCTTGAAAATTTTGAAAAAAATTATATAATCACAGCTTCTAAAAACACTTGCTCATTTTCAGAATTGGCAGATACTCTTAAAATTTCTCGACAGCTTCTTAATCATAAAATTAAAAAATATGATTTAAAAAAAGATATTAATTACTAA